One window of Aphelocoma coerulescens isolate FSJ_1873_10779 chromosome 17, UR_Acoe_1.0, whole genome shotgun sequence genomic DNA carries:
- the NOTCH1 gene encoding neurogenic locus notch homolog protein 1 isoform X2, producing the protein MERLLAPGLLVLLLPALTRGLRCSQLAESCLNGGKCETSPNGTEVCQCSGAYVGERCQLPNPCLSSPCKNAGTCTAVVRGSTVDYTCACRLGFTDELCLTPRNNVCLSNPCRNGGTCDLLTLSEYKCRCPPGWSGKTCQQADPCASNPCANGGQCVPFEAHYICRCTAGFHGANCKQDVNECNISPPVCKNGGSCTNEVGTYQCSCKPAYTGQNCEHFYVPCNPSPCQNGGTCRQIGDTTYDCTCLPGFTGQNCEENINDCPGNNCKNGGTCVDGVNTYNCQCPPEWTGQYCTEDVDECQLMPNACQNGGTCHNNHGGYNCVCVNGWTGEDCSENIDDCAMAACFHGATCHDRVASFYCECPHGRTGLLCHLDDACISNPCNEGSNCDTNPVNGKAICTCPSGYMGPACNQDVDECSLGANPCEHAGKCINTQGSFQCQCLQGYSGPRCEIDVNECLSNPCQNDATCLDQIGEFQCICMPGYEGVYCEINTDECASSPCLHNGNCLDKINEFHCECPTGFNGHLCQFDIDECASTPCKNGAKCVDGPNTYSCECTEGFTGAHCEIDIDECDPDPCHYGTCKDSIASFTCLCQPGYTGHRCDININECQSQPCKNGGTCQDRNNAYNCICLKGTAGPNCEINLDDCASNPCDYGKCIDKINGYECTCEPGYTGRMCNINIDECASNPCHNGGTCKDGINGFTCLCLEGFHDPKCLSEVNECNSNPCIHGKCHDGLNGYKCDCDPGWSGTNCDINNNECESNPCMNGGTCKDMTSGYICTCREGFSGPNCQTNINECASNPCLNQGTCIDDVAGYTCNCLLPYTGATCEDVLAPCAGSPCKNGGECQESEDYKSFSCSCPPGWQGQTCEIDINECVKSPCRNGATCQNTNGSYRCACRTGFSGRNCDTDIDDCKPNPCHNGGSCSDGIGTFFCECLAGFRGPKCEEDINECASNPCKNGANCTDCVNSYTCTCPSGFSGIHCENNTPDCTESSCFNGGTCVDGINTFTCVCLPGFTGSYCEHNINECDSKPCLNGGTCQDSYGTYKCTCPQGYTGLNCQNLVRWCDSSPCKNGGKCWQTSNLYHCECNSGWTGLYCDVPSVSCEVAAKQQGIDVAHLCRNSGLCVDTGNTHFCRCQAGYTGSYCEEQVDECSPNPCQNGATCTDYLGGYSCECVAGYHGVNCSEEINECLSHPCQNGGTCIDLINTYKCSCPRGTQGERCEGDVNECLSNPCDARGTQNCVQRVNDYKCECRPGYAGRRCDTVVDGCKGKPCRNGGTCAVASNTGRGFICKCPPGFVGATCENDSRTCGNLHCLNGGTCISIHKSSKCMCTPAFTGPECQYPASSPCTSNPCYNGGTCEFFSDASPYYRCNCPANFNGLNCHILDFDFQGGIGQDIIPPKIEEKCEIAVCAGYAGNKICDGKCNNHACGWDGGDCSLNFNDPWKNCSQSLQCWKYFNDGKCDSQCNNAGCLYDGFDCQKYEGQCNPLYDQYCKDHFSDGHCDQGCNNFECEWDGLDCANNMPEKLADGTLVVVVLITPENLKNNSFNFLRELSRVLHTNVVFKKNPKGEYMIFPYYGNEEELKKHYIKRSTEDWSDMSSAVINKVKSSLYSRAGRRQKRELDQMDIRGSIVYLEIDNRQCIQSSSQCFQSATDVAAFLGALASLGNLNIPYKIEAVKSETAEPTKNSQLYPMYVVVAALVLLAFIGLGVLVSRKRRREHGQLWFPEGFKVTESSKKKRREPLGEDSVGLKPLKNASDGTLMDDNQNEWGDEETLDTKKFRFEEQAMLPDTDDQTDHRQWTQQHLDAADLRISSMAPTPPQGEIDADCMDVNVRGPDGFTPLMIASCSGGGLETGNSEEEDDAPAVISDFIYQGASLHNQTDRTGETALHLAARYSRSDAAKRLLEASADANIQDNMGRTPLHAAVSADAQGVFQILIRNRATDLDARMHDGTTPLILAARLAVEGMLDDLINCHADVNAVDDLGKSALHWAAAVNNVEAAMVLLKNGANKDMQNNKEETPLFLAAREGSYETAKVLLDHFANRDITDHMDRLPRDIAQERMHHDIVRLLDEYNLVRSPPLHNGPLGAPTLSPPLCSPNSYIGNLKPAVQGKKARKPSTKGLSCNGKDAKDLKARRKKSQDGKGCLLDNSSVLSPVDSLESPHGYLSDVASPPLMTSPFQQSPSMPLNHLPGMPDAHLSINHLNMAGKQDMAMGNSGRMGFDSVPPRLSHLPVSSPSTVMSSAPMSFSVGGGAGLNGQCDWLSRLQNGMVQSQYNPLRGNLQPGAHQQPQNLQHGMMTSLHNGLPTTSLSQMMSYQAMPSTRLASQPHLMQSQQLQQMQQQQQQQLQQPNLQAQQQQPQQPQQPPPQPQQQQQHHNPGSNGSGHMGQNFLGTELSQPDLQPVSSSAMAVHTILPQDSQLLPTSLPSSLAQPMTTTQFLTPPSQHSYSSPLDNTPSHQLQVPDHPFLTPSPESPDQWSSSSPHSNVSDWSEGISSPPTSMQSQMGHIPEAFK; encoded by the exons GTGTAGCGGTGCCTACGTGGGCGAGCGGTGCCAGCTGCCCAACCCCTGCCTGAGCTCCCCCTGCAAGAACGCCGGCACCTGCACCGCGGTGGTGCGCGGCAGCACCGTGGATTACACCTGCGCCTGCCGCCTGGGCTTCACCGACGAGCTGTGCCTGACGCCCCGCAACAACGTCTGCCTCAGCAACCCCTGCCGCAACGGCGGCACCTGCGACCTGCTGACGCTCAGCGAGTACAAGTGCCGCTGCCCGCCCGGCTGGTCAG gcaAAACCTGCCAGCAGGCCGACCCCTGCGCCTCCAACCCCTGCGCCAACGGGGGCCAGTGCGTGCCCTTCGAAGCCCACTACATCTGCCGCTGCACCGCCGGCTTCCACGGCGCCAACTGCAAGCAGGACGTCAACGAGTGCAACATCTCCCCGCCTGTCTGCAAGAACGGGGGCAGCTGCACCAACGAGGTGGGCACCTACCAGTGCTCCTGCAAGCCGGCCTACACCGGGCAGAACTGTGAGCACTTCTACGTGCCCTGCAACCCCTCGCCCTGCCAGAACGGGGGCACCTGCCGCCAGATCGGAGACACCACCTACGACTGCACCTGCCTACCAG GGTTCACGGGTCAGAACTGTGAGGAGAACATCAATGACTGTCCGGGCAACAACTGCAAGAACGGGGGCACCTGCGTGGACGGCGTCAACACCTACAACTGCCAGTGCCCACCGGAGTGGACAG GTCAGTACTGCACTGAGGACGTGGACGAGTGCCAGCTGATGCCCAACGCCTGCCAGAACGGTGGCACCTGCCACAACAACCACGGCGGCTACAACTGTGTCTGTGTCAACGGCTGGACGGGCGAGGACTGCAGCGAGAACATCGATGACTGCGCCATGGCCGCCTGCTTCCACGGGGCCACCTGCCACGACCGGGTGGCCTCCTTCTACTGCGAGTGCCCCCACGGCCGCACAG GTCTGCTGTGCCACCTGGACGACGCCTGCATCAGCAACCCCTGCAACGAGGGCTCCAACTGCGACACCAACCCCGTCAATGGCAAAGCCATCTGCACGTGTCCTTCGGGGTACATGGGGCCAGCCTGCAACCAGGACGTGGACGAGTGTTCGCTGG GAGCCAACCCATGTGAGCACGCAGGGAAGTGCATCAACACTCAAGGGTCCTTCCAGTgccagtgtctgcagggctACTCGGGCCCTCGCTGTGAGATCGATGTCAATGAGTGCCTCTCCAACCCCTGCCAGAACGATGCCACCTGCCTGGACCAGATTGGGGAGTTCCAGTGCATCTGCATGCCCG GGTACGAGGGGGTTTACTGCGAGATCAACACGGACGAGTGTgccagcagcccctgcctgcaCAACGGCAACTGCCTTGACAAGATCAACGAGTTCCACTGCGAGTGCCCCACTG GCTTCAACGGGCACCTGTGCCAGTTTGACATCGACGAGTGTGCCAGCACCCCCTGCAAGAATGGTGCCAAGTGCGTGGATGGCCCCAATACCTACAGCTGCGAGTGCACCGAAG GTTTCACGGGCGCCCACTGCGAGATCGACATCGATGAGTGTGACCCTGACCCGTGCCACTACGGGACCTGCAAGGACAGCATCGCCTCCTTCACCTGCCTCTGCCAGCCCGGCTACACGGGCCACCGCTGCGACATCAACATCAACGAgtgccagagccagccctgcaaAAACGGGGGGACCTGCCAGGACAGGAACAACGCCTACAACTGCATCTGCCTCAAAGGGACCGCGG gcCCCAACTGCGAGATCAACCTGGACGACTGTGCCAGCAACCCCTGCGACTACGGCAAGTGCATCGACAAGATCAATGGCTACGAGTGCACCTGCGAGCCGGGGTACACAG GGCGCATGTGCAACATCAACATCGATGAGTGTGCCAGCAACCCCTGCCACAATGGGGGCACGTGCAAGGATGGCATCAACGGCTTCACCTGCCTCTGCCTCGAGGGCTTCCACGACCCCAAGTGCCTGTCTGAAGTGAACGAGTGCAACAGCAACCCCTGCATCCATGGGAAATGCCACGATGGATTGAATGG ctACAAGTGTGACTGTGACCCTGGCTGGAGTGGGACAAACTGTGACATTAACAACAACGAGTGTGAATCCAATCCCTGCATGAACGGTGGCACCTGCAAGGACATGACCAGTGGCTACATCTGCACCTGCAGGGAGGGCTTCAGCG GCCCCAACTGCCAGACCAATATCAATGAATGCGCTTCCAACCCCTGCCTGAACCAGGGCACGTGCATCGATGATGTCGCTGGCTACACCTGCAACTGCCTCCTGCCCTACACAG GAGCCACCTGTGAGGATGTGCTGgccccctgtgctggcagcccctGCAAGAACGGCGGCGAGTGCCAGGAGTCAGAGGACTACAAGAGCTTCTCCTGCAGTTGCCCCCCTGGCTGGCAAG GTCAGACCTGTGAGATCGACATCAATGAGTGTGTGAAGAGCCCCTGCCGGAATGGGGCCACGTGCCAGAACACCAACGGGAGCTACCGCTGCGCCTGCCGGACCGGCTTCTCCGGCCGCAACTGCGACACCGACATCGACGACTGCAAGCCCA ATCCGTGCCACAACGGTGGCTCCTGCTCTGATGGCATTGGCACGTTCTTCTGCGAGTGCCTGGCTGGTTTCCGTGGGCCCAAGTGCGAGGAGGACATCAATGAGTGCGCCAGCAACCCCTGCAAGAACGGGGCCAACTGCACCGACTGCGTCAACAGCTACACCTGCACCTGCCCCTCCGGCTTCAGCGGCATCCACTGCGAGAACAACACCCCTGACTGCACGGAGAG ctcctgcttcaACGGTGGCACCTGCGTGGATGGCATCAACACCTTCACCTGCGTCTGCCTGCCCGGCTTCACGGGCAGCTACTGTGAGCACAACATCAACGAGTGTGACTCCAAGCCGTGCCTGAACGGGGGCACGTGTCAGGACAGCTACGGGACGTACAAGTGCACCTGTCCCCAGGGATACACCGGGCTCAACTGCCAG AACCTGGTGCGTTGGTGCGACTCCTCTCCCTGCAAAAACGGGGGCAAGTGCTGGCAGACCAGCAACCTGTACCACTGCGAGTGCAACAGCGGCTGGACAGGGCTCTACTGCgatgtccccagtgtgtccTGCGAGGTGGCTGCTAAGCAGCAAG GTATCGATGTAGCACATCTCTGCAGGAACTCGGGGCTCTGTGTAGACACTGGCAACACCCATTTCTGCCGCTGCCAAGCCGGCTACACCGGCAGCTACTGTGAGGAGCAGGTGGACGAGTGCTCCCCCAACCCCTGCCAGAATGGAGCCACCTGCACAGACTACCTGGGAGGCTACTCCTGCGAG TGTGTGGCTGGTTATCATGGAGTTAACTGCTCAGAGGAGATCAATGAGTGCTTGTCCCACCCGTGCCAGAATGGAGGAACCTGCATCGATCTCATCAATACGTACAAATGCTCCTGCCCCAGAGGAACTCAAG GGGAGCGCTGCGAGGGAGATGTCAACGAGTGCCTGTCCAACCCCTGCGACGCCCGCGGCACCCAGAACTGCGTGCAGCGGGTCAACGACTACAAATGCGAGTGCCGACCTGGCTATGCGG GCCGTCGCTGTGACACCGTGGTGGACGGCTGCAAAGGCAAACCCTGCAGGAATGGGGGGACCTGTGCTGTAGCCAGCAACACTGGCCGTGGCTTCATCTGCAAGTGCCCCCCG GGATTCGTGGGTGCCACCTGCGAGAACGACTCCCGCACCTGTGGGAACCTGCACTGCCTGAACGGTGGCACCTGCATCTCCATCCACAAGAGCTCCAAGTGCATGTGCACGCCGGCCTTCACGGGCCCTGAATGCCAGTAcccagccagcagcccctgcaccTCCAACCCCTGCTACAACGGGGGCACCTGCGAGTTCTTCAGCGACGCCTCGCCCTACTACCGCTGCAACTGCCCCGCCAACTTTAACGGCCTCAACTGCCACATCCTCGACTTCGACTTCCAGGGTGGCATCGGGCAGGACatcatcccccccaaaatcgagGAGAAGTGCGAGATCGCCGTGTGCGCGGGGTACGCCGGCAACAAGATCTGCGATGGGAAATGCAACAACCACGCCTGCGGCTGGGACGGGGGCGACTGCTCCCTCAACTTCAACGATCCCTGGAAGAACTGCTCCCAGtctctgcagtgctggaagTATTTCAACGATGGCAAGTGTGACTCTCAGTGCAATAATGCTGGCTGCCTCTACGATGGGTTTGACTGCCAGAAATACGAAGGGCAGTGCAA ccctCTGTATGACCAGTACTGCAAAGATCACTTCTCGGATGGTCACTGTGACCAGGGCTGCAACAATTTTGAGTGCGAGTGGGATGGTCTGGACTGTGCAAACAACATGCCAGAGAAGCTGGCGGATGGCACGCTGGTGGTGGTGGTCCTCATCACCCCCGAGAACCTGAAGAACAACTCCTTCAACTTCCTGCGGGAGCTGAGCCGTGTCCTACACACCAACGTGGTCTTCAAGAAGAACCCCAAGGGGGAATATATGATCTTCCCATACTATGGCAATGAGGAGGAGCTGAAAAAACATTACATCAAGAGGTCCACGGAGGACTGGTCAGATATGTCCAGTGCTGTCATCAACAAAGTGAAGAGCAGTCTCTActccagggctggcaggaggcagaaGAGGGAGCTCGATCAGATGGACATCAGAGG ATCCATCGTCTACTTGGAAATTGATAACCGCCAGTGCATCCAGTCATCTTCCCAGTGCTTCCAGAGTGCCACCGATGTGGCAGCATTCCTGGGAGCCTTGGCCTCCCTCGGCAACCTGAACATACCCTACAAAATAGAAGCTGTTAAAA GTGAAACAGCCGAGCCCACGAAGAACTCCCAGCTGTATCCTATGTACGTGGTGGTGGCTGCGCTGGTCTTGCTCGCCTTCATCGGACTGGGAGTGCTGGTGTCTCGCAAGCGGCGCAGGGAGCATGGGCagctttggttcccagagggcTTCAAAGTGACAGAGTCGAGCAAGAAGAAGCGCCGGGAACCCCTGGGGGAGGATTCTGTTGGACTGAA accCCTCAAAAATGCTTCGGACGGCACGCTGATGGATGACAACCAGAATGAGTGGGGCGATGAGGAGACCTTGGACACCAAGAAGTTCAGG TTCGAGGAGCAGGCAATGCTGCCCGACACGGATGACCAGACAGATCACAGGCAGTGGACACAGCAGCACCTGGACGCCGCTGACCTGCGCATTTCCTCCATGGCTCCTACCCCTCCACAGGGGGAAATTGATGCTGACTGCATGGATGTCAACGTCAGAGGGCCGG ACGGCTTCACCCCCCTCATGATCGCCTCGTGCAGCGGAGGAGGGCTGGAGACCGGCAAcagcgaggaggaggacgatgcTCCCGCCGTCATCTCGGACTTCATCTACCAGGGCGCCAGTCTGCACAACCAGACTGACCGCACCGGCGAGACCGCCCTGCACCTGGCCGCCAGGTACTCCCGCTCGGACGCTGCCAAGCGCCTGCTGGAGGCCAGCGCTGATGCCAACATCCAGGACAACATGGGCCGGACGCCCCTGCACGCCGCCGTCTCTGCCGATGCCCAAGGAGTCTTCCAG ATCCTGATTAGGAACAGGGCAACAGACCTGGATGCCCGAATGCATGACGGGACCACTCCCCTGATCCTGGCCGCTCGCTTGGCTGTGGAGGGGATGCTGGATGACCTCATCAACTGCCACGCTGACGTCAACGCCGTGGATGATTTAG GCAAGTcagccctgcactgggcagctgctgtgaaTAACGTGGAAGCTGCAATGGTCCTCCTGAAGAATGGTGCCAATAAGGACATGCAGAATAATAAG GAGGAGACTCCACTGTTCCTGGCAGCCAGAGAAGGGAGCTACGAAACCGCCAAGGTCCTGCTGGACCATTTTGCCAACCGGGACATCACGGACCACATGGACCGGCTGCCGCGGGACATCGCCCAGGAGCGCATGCACCACGACATCGTCCGGCTGCTGGACGAGTACAACCTGGTGCGGAGCCCTCCCCTGCACAACGGCCCCCTGGGGGCACCCACCCTGTCCCCCCCGCTCTGCTCCCCCAACAGCTACATCGGCAACCTCAAACCCGCCGTGCAGGGCAAGAAGGCCAGGAAGCCGAGCACCAAGGGGCTGAGCTGCAATGGCAAGGATGCCAAAGACCTCAAAGCCCGGAGGAAAAAGTCCCAAGATGGAAAAGGGTGTCTGCTTGACAACTCCAGCGTGTTGTCTCCAGTGGACTCCCTGGAGTCGCCCCACGGGTACCTCTCAGATGTGGCCTCTCCCCCGCTGATGACCTCTCCGTTCCAGCAGTCCCCTTCCATGCCTCTGAACCACCTGCCAGGcatgcccgatgcccacctgaGCATCAACCACCTCAACATGGCGGGCAAGCAGGATATGGCCATGGGCAACTCCGGCAGGATGGGCTTCGATTCGGTGCCGCCGCGCCTGTCCCACCTGCCGGTGTCCAGCCCCAGCACGGTGATGAGCAGTGCCCCCATGAGCTTCTCGgtgggcggcggggccgggctgaaCGGGCAGTGTGACTGGCTCAGCAGGCTGCAGAACGGGATGGTGCAGAGCCAGTACAACCCCCTGCGAGGCAACCTGCAGCCCGGGGCGCACCAGCAGCCCCAGAACCTGCAGCACGGCATGATGACCTCCCTGCACAACGGGCTGCCCACCACCAGCTTGTCGCAGATGATGAGCTACCAGGCCATGCCCAGCACCCGCCTGGCGTCCCAGCCCCACCTgatgcagagccagcagctccagcagatgcagcagcagcagcagcagcagctccagcagcccaaCCTGCaggcgcagcagcagcagccgcagcagccccagcagccgccgccgcagccgcagcagcagcagcagcaccacaacCCCGGCTCCAACGGGAGCGGCCACATGGGCCAGAATTTCCTCGGTACGGAGCTGAGCCAGCCCGACCTGCAGCCGGTGAGCAGCAGCGCCATGGCCGTGCACACCATCCTGCCGCAGgattcccagctgctgcccacctCCCTGCCGTCCTCCCTCGCCCAGCCCATGACCACCACGCAGTTCCTGACCCCACCTTCCCAGCACAGTTATTCCTCCCCCTTGGACAACACCCCCAGCCACCAGCTCCAGGTGCCCGACCACCCTTTCCTCACGCCGTCTCCGGAGTCGCCGGACCAGTGGTCCAGCTCCTCTCCTCACTCCAACGTGTCCGACTGGTCCGAGGGCATCTCCAGCCCTCCCACGAGTATGCAGTCACAGATGGGACACATCCCCGAGGCCTTCAAGTGA